One window from the genome of Pseudomonas sp. L5B5 encodes:
- the ddpX gene encoding D-alanyl-D-alanine dipeptidase yields the protein MNNSPLVEIDAQRHQLEIDLVYASADNLAGQVIYRNARCLLHKDAAACLYKASQLARMAGLGLRIYDAYRPAYAQQLLWQALPDPDYVRDPRLGSHHTRGVAVDLTLVDETGQPLDMGTAFDAMEPKSHQFYSDLPPQVQRNRLMLLGIMLSAGFEAIPTEWWHYELPNAEDFPLIQEHEQPFEH from the coding sequence GTGAACAACAGCCCCCTTGTCGAAATCGACGCCCAGCGCCACCAACTGGAAATCGACCTGGTGTACGCCAGCGCCGACAACCTGGCCGGCCAGGTGATCTACCGCAACGCCCGCTGCCTGCTGCACAAGGACGCCGCGGCCTGCCTGTACAAGGCCAGCCAGCTGGCGCGCATGGCCGGCCTGGGCCTGCGCATCTACGACGCCTATCGCCCGGCCTACGCCCAGCAGCTGCTGTGGCAGGCCCTGCCGGACCCGGACTACGTGCGCGACCCGCGCCTGGGCTCGCACCACACCCGGGGCGTGGCCGTGGACCTGACCCTGGTGGATGAAACCGGCCAGCCGCTGGACATGGGCACCGCGTTCGATGCCATGGAACCCAAGTCGCACCAGTTCTACAGCGACCTGCCGCCCCAGGTGCAGCGCAATCGCCTGATGCTGCTGGGGATCATGCTCAGCGCCGGCTTCGAGGCGATCCCTACCGAGTGGTGGCACTACGAACTGCCCAACGCCGAGGATTTCCCCCTGATCCAGGAGCACGAGCAGCCCTTCGAACACTGA
- a CDS encoding MurR/RpiR family transcriptional regulator, with translation MVMDKNSFQVTLEQQFANLTPTGKRIATYLLANLQQLPFETADSIAQQAGTTGISVGRFLRSLGYRNLDDVKQGLRGDAPASWLITDRLGAFRSEADQDDALERSMHREIEAIQHVYGLARSQSFAAIVQQIVEADAVFIIGIQSTRGILNAFHSHLEYIRPKVYYVDGLSGIYAETLNSGFAKLYAIISDFRAYSAITQTFCEVANANALPLALVTDLQCPWARDYPLDLLQLKTDVGQFWDSLAPLTCLFNLMVSAVAEGYGERLDQRLAKNRKLQEAFGQFES, from the coding sequence ATGGTCATGGACAAGAACAGTTTCCAAGTCACCCTGGAACAGCAGTTTGCAAACCTGACGCCCACCGGCAAGCGCATCGCCACCTACCTGCTGGCCAACCTCCAGCAGTTGCCCTTCGAGACCGCCGACAGCATCGCCCAGCAAGCCGGCACCACGGGGATTTCCGTGGGGCGCTTCCTGCGTTCCCTGGGCTATCGCAACCTGGATGACGTCAAGCAGGGGTTGCGCGGTGATGCCCCGGCCTCCTGGCTGATCACCGACCGGCTGGGCGCCTTTCGCAGCGAGGCGGACCAAGACGACGCCCTGGAGCGCTCGATGCATCGCGAGATCGAGGCCATCCAGCATGTCTATGGCCTGGCGCGCAGCCAGTCCTTCGCCGCCATCGTGCAACAGATCGTCGAGGCCGACGCGGTGTTCATCATCGGCATCCAGTCGACCCGGGGCATCCTCAACGCCTTCCACAGCCACCTGGAATACATCCGCCCCAAGGTCTACTACGTGGACGGGCTGTCGGGCATCTACGCCGAGACCCTGAACTCCGGCTTCGCCAAGCTCTACGCGATCATCTCCGACTTTCGCGCCTACTCCGCCATCACCCAGACCTTCTGCGAAGTGGCCAATGCCAACGCCCTGCCCCTGGCCCTGGTCACCGACCTGCAGTGCCCCTGGGCCCGGGACTACCCGCTGGACCTGCTGCAGTTGAAAACCGACGTCGGCCAGTTCTGGGATTCCCTCGCGCCCCTGACCTGCCTGTTCAACCTGATGGTGTCCGCCGTGGCCGAGGGCTATGGCGAGCGCCTGGACCAGCGCCTGGCCAAGAACCGCAAGCTGCAGGAAGCCTTCGGCCAGTTCGAATCCTGA
- a CDS encoding nucleoside 2-deoxyribosyltransferase: MPPRIYLAGFDVFRTDAKDHGTYLKRLCSAQGLHGLFPLDNQAPPNLSPAATAQWICRQNLQMIHDCTALLANLNDFRGLEPDSGTAFEVGAAIALGKPVWAYFEGPATLRQQVPHDACGRDAQGFAVEDFNLPRNLMLACTWSGRSTCVEAAIRDLGQWLSASPPSA, translated from the coding sequence ATGCCCCCACGTATCTACCTCGCAGGCTTCGACGTGTTCCGCACCGATGCGAAGGACCATGGCACATACCTCAAGCGACTGTGCAGTGCCCAGGGCCTGCACGGCCTGTTTCCCCTGGATAACCAGGCGCCGCCAAACCTCTCGCCAGCGGCCACGGCCCAGTGGATCTGCCGGCAGAACCTGCAGATGATCCACGACTGCACGGCGCTGCTGGCCAACCTCAACGATTTTCGCGGCCTGGAGCCGGATTCCGGCACCGCCTTTGAAGTGGGCGCAGCCATCGCCCTGGGCAAACCGGTGTGGGCCTACTTCGAAGGCCCCGCCACCCTGCGCCAGCAAGTACCCCATGACGCCTGCGGGCGCGACGCCCAGGGCTTTGCGGTGGAGGACTTCAACCTGCCGCGCAACCTGATGCTGGCCTGCACCTGGAGCGGCCGCAGCACCTGTGTGGAAGCCGCCATCCGCGACCTCGGGCAGTGGCTGAGCGCTTCCCCTCCATCGGCCTGA
- a CDS encoding GNAT family N-acetyltransferase, producing MPPTIRPAALPDLSAIERIAKSAYAPYIAQIGREPAPMLEDYSCLVLAEQVWVLEEEQAIAGFIVLLGAQEALLLDNLAVSPEAQGRGHGRQLLAFAEQQALAAGHSCVRLYTNEAMTENIALYGRHGYVETHRTVENGLRRVYMSKPLD from the coding sequence ATGCCGCCGACCATACGCCCCGCCGCCCTGCCCGACCTGAGCGCCATCGAACGCATCGCCAAGAGCGCCTACGCGCCCTATATCGCGCAGATCGGCCGGGAACCGGCGCCAATGCTCGAAGACTATTCCTGCCTGGTGCTGGCCGAGCAGGTCTGGGTGCTGGAGGAGGAGCAGGCGATCGCCGGTTTCATTGTCCTGCTCGGCGCCCAGGAAGCCCTGCTGCTGGACAACCTCGCGGTCAGCCCCGAAGCCCAGGGTCGAGGCCATGGCCGGCAACTGCTGGCCTTTGCCGAGCAACAGGCCCTGGCTGCCGGCCACAGTTGCGTACGCCTGTACACCAATGAAGCCATGACCGAGAACATCGCCCTGTACGGCCGCCACGGGTACGTGGAAACCCACCGCACGGTGGAGAATGGACTGCGCCGGGTGTACATGAGCAAACCGCTGGACTGA
- the queD gene encoding 6-carboxytetrahydropterin synthase QueD: MEIFKEFTFESAHRLPFVPEGHKCGRLHGHSFKVAIHLSGEVDPHTGWIRDFSEIKAIFKPLYERLDHNYLNDIPGLENPTSEVLAKWIWNELKPLLPELSAIRIHETCTSGCIYRGE, encoded by the coding sequence GTGGAAATCTTCAAAGAATTTACCTTCGAATCCGCCCACCGCCTGCCTTTCGTGCCCGAGGGCCACAAGTGCGGCCGCCTCCATGGCCACTCGTTCAAGGTGGCGATCCACCTGAGCGGCGAGGTCGATCCGCATACGGGCTGGATTCGTGACTTCTCGGAAATCAAGGCGATCTTCAAGCCACTGTACGAGCGCCTGGATCACAACTACCTGAACGACATTCCCGGCCTGGAAAACCCCACCAGCGAAGTCCTCGCCAAGTGGATCTGGAACGAACTCAAGCCCCTGCTGCCGGAGCTGAGTGCCATCCGCATCCATGAAACCTGCACCAGCGGCTGCATCTATCGCGGTGAATGA
- a CDS encoding patatin-like phospholipase family protein codes for MTAIHIKFPALTLKAGPRALARIRRQGLHAGEVGTLPGAAGGPKALGIQGLDLALFGEWLPAVPRARSLIGASVGSWRFASACLPDAAEGIRRLGQLYNAQSFAKGVTMAQISQSSRQMLDDLLEGRDATILDNPHYRLNIMVVKSHGLLADDHRGRLGLGLSSVIADNLRGRARLARHFERLVLHDPRQAPPLHALEDFPSRFVPLDRGNLRQALLASGSIPMVMQGVRELPGAGAGTFRDGGLLDYHLDLPYSGSDIVLYPHFTDRVIPGWFDKTLPWRRASPQRLQDVLLLAPSREYLARLPYGKLPDRNDFKRFMGDDASRQKYWRSAMDESLRLGDEFLELASQGRLGERLQSL; via the coding sequence ATGACCGCCATCCATATCAAGTTTCCCGCCCTGACCCTCAAGGCCGGCCCGCGCGCCCTGGCGCGTATCCGCCGACAAGGCCTGCATGCCGGAGAGGTCGGCACCTTGCCGGGCGCCGCCGGCGGTCCCAAGGCCCTTGGCATCCAGGGGCTGGACCTGGCGCTGTTCGGCGAATGGCTGCCCGCCGTGCCTCGCGCGCGCTCGCTGATTGGCGCCTCGGTGGGCTCCTGGCGGTTCGCCAGTGCCTGCCTGCCCGACGCCGCCGAAGGCATTCGCCGCCTGGGCCAGCTGTACAACGCCCAGAGCTTCGCCAAGGGCGTGACCATGGCGCAGATCAGCCAAAGCTCGCGACAGATGCTCGACGACCTGCTCGAGGGCCGCGACGCCACCATCCTCGACAACCCCCACTACCGACTGAACATCATGGTGGTCAAGAGCCACGGCCTGCTCGCCGACGACCATCGCGGGCGCCTGGGCCTGGGCCTGTCCTCGGTGATCGCCGACAATCTGCGGGGTCGTGCGCGCCTGGCCCGGCACTTCGAGCGCCTGGTCCTGCACGACCCACGCCAGGCGCCGCCGCTGCACGCGCTGGAGGACTTCCCGTCGCGCTTCGTGCCCCTGGATCGCGGCAACCTGCGCCAGGCGCTGCTGGCCTCGGGCTCGATCCCCATGGTCATGCAGGGTGTACGCGAGCTGCCTGGTGCCGGTGCCGGCACCTTCCGCGACGGCGGCCTGCTGGACTACCACCTGGACCTGCCCTACAGCGGCAGCGACATCGTGCTCTACCCGCACTTCACCGACCGGGTGATTCCCGGCTGGTTCGACAAGACCCTGCCCTGGCGCCGGGCCAGCCCCCAGCGCCTGCAGGATGTCCTGCTGCTGGCGCCGTCCCGGGAGTACCTGGCTCGCCTGCCCTACGGCAAGCTGCCGGACCGCAACGACTTCAAGCGCTTCATGGGCGACGATGCCAGCCGGCAGAAGTACTGGCGCAGCGCCATGGACGAGAGCCTGCGCCTGGGCGACGAGTTCCTCGAACTGGCCAGCCAGGGCCGCCTGGGCGAGCGCCTGCAAAGCCTCTGA
- a CDS encoding PepSY domain-containing protein: MKTLTALFGASLIALTASLVHARDLGPDEALRLRDAGTIVSFEKLNAMALSRHPGASISETELEEEYGKYIYQVELRDPQGLEWDLELDAVSGQLLKDHQDT, translated from the coding sequence ATGAAAACCCTGACCGCCCTGTTCGGCGCCAGCCTGATCGCCCTTACCGCCAGCCTGGTCCATGCCCGCGACCTGGGCCCGGATGAAGCGCTGCGGTTGCGCGACGCTGGTACCATCGTATCCTTTGAAAAACTCAATGCCATGGCCCTGTCCCGACATCCTGGGGCGAGCATCAGCGAAACCGAGCTGGAAGAGGAGTACGGCAAGTACATCTACCAGGTCGAGCTGCGCGACCCGCAGGGGCTGGAATGGGACCTGGAACTGGACGCCGTGAGCGGCCAGTTGCTCAAGGATCATCAGGACACGTAA
- a CDS encoding PepSY domain-containing protein, which produces MNRRLPIGSRVALALLLFCSLAAARDLDQDEALRLRQQGVILPLEQLLQQAMDRYPGAKLLEAELEEKHDVFIYEVELLTVDGVVRELDLDAATGRLLKDEEDD; this is translated from the coding sequence ATGAATCGGAGATTGCCCATCGGCAGCCGGGTAGCCCTGGCGCTGTTGTTATTCTGCTCGCTGGCTGCGGCCCGCGACCTGGATCAGGACGAGGCCCTGCGCCTGCGCCAGCAGGGAGTCATCCTGCCCCTGGAGCAACTGCTGCAGCAGGCCATGGACCGCTACCCGGGGGCCAAGCTGCTGGAGGCCGAGCTGGAAGAAAAACACGATGTGTTCATTTATGAAGTCGAGCTCCTGACCGTGGACGGCGTGGTTCGCGAACTGGACCTGGATGCCGCCACCGGGCGCCTGTTGAAAGACGAGGAAGACGACTGA
- a CDS encoding response regulator transcription factor, with product MRLLLVEDHVSLADELLEGLNRQGYAVDWLADGRDALYQGASEPYDLIILDLGLPGVPGLDVLRRWRVDGLATPVLILTARGSWAERIEGLKAGADDYLSKPFHPEELHLRVQALLRRSHGQANQQTLQAAGLHLDEGRQCVVRDGQDVQLTAAEFRLLRYFMLHPQQILSKSHLAEHLYDGETERDSNVLEVHVNHLRRKLGRSVIETRRGQGYLFGGVAS from the coding sequence ATGCGCCTGCTCCTGGTGGAAGACCATGTATCCCTGGCCGATGAACTGCTCGAGGGCCTCAATCGCCAGGGCTACGCCGTGGACTGGCTGGCCGACGGCCGTGACGCCCTGTACCAGGGCGCCAGCGAACCCTATGACCTGATCATTCTCGACCTGGGCCTGCCCGGGGTGCCGGGACTGGACGTGCTGCGTCGATGGCGCGTCGACGGCTTGGCCACTCCGGTGCTGATCCTCACCGCCCGGGGCTCCTGGGCCGAGCGCATCGAGGGCCTCAAGGCCGGCGCCGACGATTACCTGAGCAAGCCGTTCCACCCCGAGGAGTTGCATTTGCGAGTCCAGGCGCTGCTGCGCCGTTCCCATGGCCAGGCCAACCAGCAGACCCTGCAAGCCGCCGGGCTGCACCTGGACGAGGGACGCCAGTGCGTGGTCCGCGATGGCCAGGATGTGCAACTGACGGCTGCCGAGTTTCGCCTGCTGCGCTACTTCATGCTGCATCCACAGCAGATCCTCTCCAAGAGCCACCTGGCCGAACACCTGTACGACGGCGAGACCGAGCGCGACTCCAATGTGCTGGAAGTCCACGTCAACCATCTGCGGCGCAAGCTGGGACGCAGCGTCATTGAAACCCGCCGGGGCCAGGGCTACCTGTTCGGCGGGGTGGCTTCGTGA